From the Variovorax paradoxus genome, the window CCTCGAGACCACGGCCATCAGCCAGTTCGCGAACGTGGCGCTGTTCGTGGAGGCCTGCAAGACGCTGGGCGTGGCAGTCACCATCGACGACTTCGGCACCGGCTATTCCTCGCTGACGTACCTGCGCCAGTTGCCGGTGTCCGCGGTGAAGATCGACCAGTCCTTCGTGCGCGGCATGCTCGACAACGACCAGGACCGTGCCATCGTGCAGGGCATCCTCGCGCTGCTGCACGCGCTGGGGCTGACCGCGGTAGCCGAGGGCGTCGAGACGGTGAAGCAGGGCGAGGCGCTGCTCACCATGGGCTGCACGCTGGCCCAGGGCTACGGCATTGCGATGCCGATGGCCGCCAAGGACATGGTCAAGTGGGTGGCGCAGTACGAAAGCGCGCCGCTGTGGGGCCGCGACGAGTGGCCCGGCGTGGCGGCGCTGCCTTCTTCCGACACGGCCTGACCCGTCCGGCGCTTGCAGCCAACCCGGCCGCCTTGGCGGCCGGTCGGCCGAACGTCAGAGCAGCGGGGTGTAGGGCGACGTCATCGGGTTCAGCGAGGTGCCGCTCCCGCTGCCGTAGCCGGGCACGCCGATGCTGCTCGAGCCGCCGAACACATAGCGCAGGTAGACACTGCCCGTGAACTGCCGGTAGTTCTGCGCGTTGTTGAAGCCCAGCGCGCCGCCCAGGAACATCTTCGGTGCCAGCTGGTACTCGAGCACCGCGGCCAGGTTGTAGGCCAGGCCAGTCTTGGAACTGCTCGGGTACATGCCGTTGTACAGCGTGCTGTTCAGGCCCAGCGCCAGCGCCAGGTTCGACACGGCCGCCGCGTCGCTGTTGCGCGAGGGCGCCGTCGGGAAGTAGGGCGTCGACTTCTGGGTGAACGACTGCACGCCGAGCGACGCGTTCACGCGCCACGACAGCCGGTCGCTGCGGCCGGTCCAGTCGACCGGGAACGCCACGCTCACGAAGCTTTGGGGGCTGAAGTAGCCGCCTTGGCCGAAGGTGTAGTAGCTCAGGTTCTTCTCGTAGCCCATCAGCCCGATGTTCATGCCCAGCGTGAGCTTGGAGCTCGCGGTGTTCATCAGGTGCAGGTAGGCGCCGCCGCCGGTTTCCACGCGCGAGTTGCTGGTCACGTTCTTGCCCGTGAGGCCATGCGCCGCCAGGTAGCTGTAGACGCCGTAGGTGCCGTCGTCGTAGCCGAGGTCGCCGCGCACGCCGGTCGCGACCACGCCGCCCCAGCGGTCGCCGTTGCGCTCGTCCTTCGCGCCGGCGAACGACAGCACGCTGTCGGTCACCGCACGCCGGGAGATGTCGGCCTTGTAGTTCCACGAGTCGCCGAAGCTGCCCTTGAAGGTCACGTTGCCGACCACGTTGGTGGTGGGAAAGCCCAGGGGCGTCGTGCCGATGCCGGCATCGAAGTTCTTGCCTTCGTAGCCCACGTTCAGGCCGACGCCAGATGCGTTCTGCTGGCCCGGCTCGGTGTTGTTGAACAGCGAGTTGTAGGTGGCCGTCGGGCCGCCGCCGAAGCGGCTGAGCGTCGAGTAGGTGTTGGAGGGCGTGCCGGCGTCCAGCACAGTCGGCGTCACGCCGACGACGATCTTGCCTTCGCCGACCGGGAATCGCGCCTGCACCGGCAACTGGAAGTCGGACAGCCGGCTCAGGCCGGCCTCGCCGGCGCGGTTGCGGTAGACCGTGCCCGCGGTGAGGCTGACCGCACGCTGCGACTCGAGGTCCTGCAGCTCCGACAGCAGCGGGTTCGCAGGCGCGGTGCGCAGCGGTGCGTTCCAGCTCGGTTCCTGGCGCGGCGTGTTGGCCTGAGCGTACGCGGCATTGGCCTGGGGGTAGGCCGCAGGCGGATAGCCGCCGGGCTGCGCTTGCGGAATGTAGACCGGCGCGCCCTGCTGCGTGCCGGGCACCGGGTACTGGGGCAGGCCCTGCATCGACGGTGCGACGTAGGCCGAGGCCTGCGGCACGTTGTTGGTGTTCGCGTTGTTGCGCGCGGTGCGGCTCGACGACTTGTTGGTCGTCGTCGTGCGGCCCTTGGCGGTCGGTGCCGGCGCGGCGGCTCCCCAGGGCAGGGCGCCGGGCGGGTAGGCATTCGGCGTACCGGCCGCAGGGTAGGCCGGATAGGCCTGTGCCACCTGGTTGGCCGGGTAGGCCGCCGGATACGCTGCGGGGTAGGCCGCCGCAGGGTAGGCCTGCTGTGCGTAGGCCGGGTTCGCAGCCGCCGGATACGACACCGGCTGCATGCGCGCCTGCGCGAACGGATTGCCGTTGGCCGGTGGGTAGCCTGCGGGAACGGCTGCGCTCGGCGCGCCGCCCGTCATGCCGGCGAAGGGGTTCGCCGCAGGCATCTGCGTGGGCATGCCGCCCTGCGCGAAGCCGCTGCCGGAGGCGACCTGACGGTCGGCTTCCACCGCGGCGCGCAGGTACTGCTCGGCCTTGCGGCTTTCGCCGGCGTTGCGGTAGACGCGGCCGGCCGCCGCGAGCACGCGCGACTGGTCGGGCGCCTGCTTGAGCGCGGCCATCACGTAGTTCTCGGCCTCGCTGTGCTCGCGCTGCGCGCTGGCGCTGGCCGCGGCGGCAAGCAGGGTGTCGAGATCGGTCGGGTTGCGCTGCAGGATGCGCTGGTACAGCGCCAGCGCCTGGCCTTCGTCGCGCGCCGCCGAATACAGGCGCGCCAGCGCGGCCATGGCCTGCGGGTCGTTCGGCCGCTCGGCCAACACCGGCGCCATCGCGTTGTAGGCCGCCTCCAGGTTGCCCGCCTCGCGCAGGGCATCGGTCTGGCGCAGTGCGAAGGACACGCGCAGGTTGTCGAAATCGCTGCGCTGGCTTGCGGTCATGTTGACGCTGGCCAGTTGGCGCAGCACCGCCGACAGCTCGATGTCCTGCTTGGTCTTCAGCAGCACCGACGCATACAGCAGCCGGTCGCCTGTGCTCGGCGTGGGCGAGCGGGCGAGCAACTGGCGGCTCATGGCCAGGGCGCGCGGCGCGTCGCCGATCTCGGCATAGGCGCCCGCGAGCTGGCCCCAGAGTTCGGCCGGCATGTCGGTGCTCAGTGCCGACTCGGTCTGCGCCAGCACGCCGCGGGCCGCATCGACCTGGCCCTGGCGTGCCAGCGCCTGCGCGCGTGCCGCCTGCGACTGCGCCCAGAGGCGGCGCTGGAGTGCCGCCATGTCGCGCGTGCGCGAGCCGGCGGGAATGCGTTCGAGGTATTGGATGCCCGCGGCCGAGTCGCCCGTTTCCGAGGCGAGCAGGGCGCTGGCGTACAGCGCGTCGGGCATGTCGGGCTGCGACATCAGCAGCCCTTCCATCACGCCGCGCGCTTCGGCCACCATGCCCTGCTTGCGGTAGATGTTGGCGAGGTCCAGCCGCACCCAGGGGCTGTCGGGCGCAGCCAGCATCGCGTCTTCGAGCGTGCGTTGCGCACCGGCGGCGTCGCCTGCGTCAGCCTGCTGGCGGGCGCGGTTGCGGGCCTGGTCGACCTGCAGGTTGCGCAGGCCGCCCAGTTGCGTGGCCTGTTCCGGCGTAAGGCGGCGCGACAGCGCCAGTGCTTCGTCGGCACGGCCGGTCTGGCCGTACACCGAGATCAGCCCGCGCAGCGCCTGCGTGTTCTGCGGACGGCTTTCGAGCACGCGCTTGTAGCCCTGCTCGGCCTGCGCGAAGTCGCCGGCGGCGGCGCGCAGGTCGGCCAGAGCGTTCTGGCCCACGGGCTCGCGCGCGTCGATGCGCACGGCACGCTCGTAGAGCGATTGCGCACCGCGCAGGTCGTTCTTGCCTTGCGCGGCGCGGGCCTGGCCGACCAGCACCCAGTAGCTGGCGCTCTGGAGCGCCGAATTCCACTTGCTGCCGCCGCCGCGCACTGCGCGTTCCAGCAGTTCCTGCGCCTCGGCAAAGCGCTCCTGGCGCATCCGCACCAGACCCAGGCCGCCCAGGGCCTCGGTGTCGTCGGACTTGTTGCGCAGCGCCTGCTGGAAGCGCTGCTCGGCAGTGCCCGCGTCGCCGCGGTCCAGTGCCTTGAAGCCTTCGCCCACGGGCACGTCGGGTGCGTTGGCGGCAGCGGTCTTGGCGGTGGTCAGCGTTTCCAGGCGGGCCGCCACGGCGGCGTCGGTCTGGTTGTTGCTCAGATAGTCCTGGTACAGCGGAATGTCGGGCTGCCGCGCATCGAGCCAGATCAGCGCCTGGCGCCAGGCGGCCTTTGCGGCACCGGCCACGGTGGGCTGCTTCGTCAGCTCGACCAGTTCGCGGATGCCCGCGCGGCGCGTCGGCTCGCTGTAGGTCTTCTGCTGGGCCAGGGCCAGCTTGTAGTTGGCGTTTTCCGGGTGGTCCTTCACCAGCTGCTCGAGGCCGCGGCGGCCTTCGTCGGCGCCCTGCGGCGTGCTGGCCAGCGCCTGGTAGTACTCCAGCGCGAGCGCTTCCGGCGGCGGGCGATTGTCGAACTGGCTGCGGTACAGCTCGACGGCCTCCGCGGCGCGTCCGGCACGCGCAGCGGCGCGGGCGCGCTGCAGCGTGCTCTGCTGGCCGGCCGGCTGCTGCGACTGTTGCTGCAGGCGCGCCAGTCGCGGATCGTTCGGGCTCGCGGTGCGCAGCCGGGCGATCCAGCTGCGCGCGGCCTCGGCATTGCTGCGCGAGAGTTCGACCTGCGCCATGCCGTACATCGCATCGGCCGACTGCGGCTGCACGCTCAGCAGCTTCTTCCAGCTTTCCTCGGCAAGGTCGGCGCGGCCCTGGGCCTGCCAGTAGTTGCCTTGCTCGATCAGCGCCGCGCTGGCATCGGCCTGCGCATGCGCGGGATTGGCGGTGCACAGCGCTGCGAGCATGCCGAGGCAGGCCATCCATTGCTGCGACTGCGCCGACAGCAGAAAGGGGCCCGGTGCACGGAAGGCGCGGAAAGAGCGACGCTGAGGCTTCAAGCCGGTCGATTGGGACGGCATAGCGTTCTCCATGAGGGTTGCAGCTGGCCGTTACGGCCGAATTCGTACCGGCCGTCGAGCCATGCCTGACCGAAAAGCAACAAGCACTGTTCGTAATAGGGCAAGGGCGCCACGGGCGGCGTCGTTGCGTTGGGGACCGGGGGCGGGGTGCGGCCGCCGGGCACATGGGCGACCAGCGACGCGAGCGCGTCGGTGGCGTCCAGCGACTTGAGATACGGCAGCATCGCGCCCGAGAAACCGAGCGGGGCCATGCCGCGCACGGCGCCGGTGACGGTGTCGACGTACTCGGGCACGGGATGGTTGTCGGCCAGCAGCTGGCGCGGGCCGCGCAGGTTCAGCAGCAGCATCTTGCGGGCCGGGTCCTTGTCGGACAGCATGCCCGCCCAGAGGTAGGTCCGGATGGCGTCGTAGCTGCCGGTGGCACCCTTCACCGGATCGGCGACGAAAGCGCGCGAATCCTGCGACCAGGCGCACCAGTCGGGCGCGAAGCCCTTGGGCGTCACGCCGCCGAACATGCGCAGCGTGTTTTCCGTGACCTCGTGCCACGGGCCCGCTGCGTCGTTCTGCTGGAAATAGCGCAGCAGCTGCAGCGGCATGTAGCTCGGGTTGAGACGCCACAGCGGCCCGCTGGCAGCCGACTTCGGCCATGGCAGCAGCATGCGGCCGAGGCCTGGCACCGAAATGACTTCGTCCTTCACCACCAGCGCGAGCAGGCTGCGGCCGAGCGCACGGTAGTTGGCATCGTTCCAGAGCCGGCCGCCTTCCATCAGCGCATAGGCGATCCACAGGTCGGCATCCGACGCCGCATTGGGGTCGAGCACGCCCCATCCGCCTTCGGGCTTGCGGCCCCACTGCCACGCCGGCAGCTGCTTGGCCAGGCTGCCGCCAGAGAGGTTGGCCTCGGTCCAGGCCAGCACGCGTGCGAAGGTGGCGCGATCGTTGTGCACCAGCGCGAAGAACATGCCGTAGGACTGGCCTTCGGACGTCGATTGCTGTTGCGGCGTGTTGAAGTCGATCACCCGGCCATCGGGCTGGATGTGGCGAGCGGCGAAGGCGGCCCAGTCGGTGGCCGGATGGCAGGCGGGGGCGGGCGCCGCGGCAGCAGGCGCCGGAGCAGGCGCCGTCGCTGCGGAGGCCGCGGCCGCCGGCGGCCTGGCGGCGGCCGGCGGACTGGAAGGCGCGGCCGGCTGTGCGGCCGCCGGAGCGGCCGCGACCAGCTTCGGCAGGGCAAGCGCGAGGCCGGCGGCGCCCAGCAGGGCGCGGCGGCCTGCGAGCCGGCCATCGAACGGTTCAGCGGTCAAGTTGGGCAGACGTCGCATGGGTCCTTTACTTGCCCTTGGCCTTCACCGACAGGCGGCGGCGTGCACGCAGCTGCAGTCCGGCATACGAAACGGCCGCACCCAGCAGCGCCAGCACGATCACCAGTCCGGCCAGCATCAGCGGGCTGCGCGAGAGGTTCCACTGCACCCAGGCGATAGGGGGCAGGCGTCCGACATAGTACGTGTCGCCGCCCAGCACGCTGTTGACTTGTGTGTCACGCACGATCGTCATGCTGCCCTGCACGCTCTTGAGCAGGTCGGGCGTCATGAGCGCGTTGAGCAGCGCGTCTTTCGTGTCGGGGTTGGTGATGGCGGCGACCACGCTGCGGCCGCTGCGCAGCGGCGACTCGAAGCCGGCGAGCACCGCGTCCCGGCCGTCGTCGCTCACCGCGATCTGCATCGAGCCCGGAAGGTCCTGGCGCGTGCGCGCGCCGATCACGAAGTCGATCGCGTTGTCGATCCAGCTGTTGAGCTTGAGCTCGGGCGCGTTGCCGTTGCGCTTGAGCGGCATCTTGTCCGCCCACTGCGTGAACAGCGGCTGGCTCTGCAGGTTGCCGATGACCAGCAGGTCCTTGTCGGCGAACTGCGTGGCCTCGCCCGAGCGGCCCACCTTCACGCGCAGCGCGGGGTAGCCGGTGGAGCGGCCGATCTGGCCGAGCAGGCCCAGGAAG encodes:
- a CDS encoding cellulose biosynthesis protein BcsC, with the protein product MPSQSTGLKPQRRSFRAFRAPGPFLLSAQSQQWMACLGMLAALCTANPAHAQADASAALIEQGNYWQAQGRADLAEESWKKLLSVQPQSADAMYGMAQVELSRSNAEAARSWIARLRTASPNDPRLARLQQQSQQPAGQQSTLQRARAAARAGRAAEAVELYRSQFDNRPPPEALALEYYQALASTPQGADEGRRGLEQLVKDHPENANYKLALAQQKTYSEPTRRAGIRELVELTKQPTVAGAAKAAWRQALIWLDARQPDIPLYQDYLSNNQTDAAVAARLETLTTAKTAAANAPDVPVGEGFKALDRGDAGTAEQRFQQALRNKSDDTEALGGLGLVRMRQERFAEAQELLERAVRGGGSKWNSALQSASYWVLVGQARAAQGKNDLRGAQSLYERAVRIDAREPVGQNALADLRAAAGDFAQAEQGYKRVLESRPQNTQALRGLISVYGQTGRADEALALSRRLTPEQATQLGGLRNLQVDQARNRARQQADAGDAAGAQRTLEDAMLAAPDSPWVRLDLANIYRKQGMVAEARGVMEGLLMSQPDMPDALYASALLASETGDSAAGIQYLERIPAGSRTRDMAALQRRLWAQSQAARAQALARQGQVDAARGVLAQTESALSTDMPAELWGQLAGAYAEIGDAPRALAMSRQLLARSPTPSTGDRLLYASVLLKTKQDIELSAVLRQLASVNMTASQRSDFDNLRVSFALRQTDALREAGNLEAAYNAMAPVLAERPNDPQAMAALARLYSAARDEGQALALYQRILQRNPTDLDTLLAAAASASAQREHSEAENYVMAALKQAPDQSRVLAAAGRVYRNAGESRKAEQYLRAAVEADRQVASGSGFAQGGMPTQMPAANPFAGMTGGAPSAAVPAGYPPANGNPFAQARMQPVSYPAAANPAYAQQAYPAAAYPAAYPAAYPANQVAQAYPAYPAAGTPNAYPPGALPWGAAAPAPTAKGRTTTTNKSSSRTARNNANTNNVPQASAYVAPSMQGLPQYPVPGTQQGAPVYIPQAQPGGYPPAAYPQANAAYAQANTPRQEPSWNAPLRTAPANPLLSELQDLESQRAVSLTAGTVYRNRAGEAGLSRLSDFQLPVQARFPVGEGKIVVGVTPTVLDAGTPSNTYSTLSRFGGGPTATYNSLFNNTEPGQQNASGVGLNVGYEGKNFDAGIGTTPLGFPTTNVVGNVTFKGSFGDSWNYKADISRRAVTDSVLSFAGAKDERNGDRWGGVVATGVRGDLGYDDGTYGVYSYLAAHGLTGKNVTSNSRVETGGGAYLHLMNTASSKLTLGMNIGLMGYEKNLSYYTFGQGGYFSPQSFVSVAFPVDWTGRSDRLSWRVNASLGVQSFTQKSTPYFPTAPSRNSDAAAVSNLALALGLNSTLYNGMYPSSSKTGLAYNLAAVLEYQLAPKMFLGGALGFNNAQNYRQFTGSVYLRYVFGGSSSIGVPGYGSGSGTSLNPMTSPYTPLL
- the bcsZ gene encoding cellulose synthase complex periplasmic endoglucanase BcsZ, producing MTAEPFDGRLAGRRALLGAAGLALALPKLVAAAPAAAQPAAPSSPPAAARPPAAAASAATAPAPAPAAAAPAPACHPATDWAAFAARHIQPDGRVIDFNTPQQQSTSEGQSYGMFFALVHNDRATFARVLAWTEANLSGGSLAKQLPAWQWGRKPEGGWGVLDPNAASDADLWIAYALMEGGRLWNDANYRALGRSLLALVVKDEVISVPGLGRMLLPWPKSAASGPLWRLNPSYMPLQLLRYFQQNDAAGPWHEVTENTLRMFGGVTPKGFAPDWCAWSQDSRAFVADPVKGATGSYDAIRTYLWAGMLSDKDPARKMLLLNLRGPRQLLADNHPVPEYVDTVTGAVRGMAPLGFSGAMLPYLKSLDATDALASLVAHVPGGRTPPPVPNATTPPVAPLPYYEQCLLLFGQAWLDGRYEFGRNGQLQPSWRTLCRPNRPA